Genomic segment of Aulosira sp. FACHB-615:
GATAAAGATGAATATTAGATGAGATTAGTCCTGGAATTCCACGGCTAACAGCCCTTTGCTTTACTAAGCATTTAACTAGAGCCAACCTTCTTTCGTTCAAATAAGGTGTTTCATGCCCTTTGATAGCTAAAGTTTCAATAGGATCTTTTATCTCTAAATTGCAACGAACATAAATTTCCTTTTCCGCCGTAATTACAGACTTCTTAGCAGGTAAATCAATTTGATATTTATCGATGTCTTCGTCCCAAACAAATATTTTGCCAATTATCCAATTATCTTGGTCTTTTAGCTTGACATAACACCGAGTTTGAGGTTTGAGTCTCACTAGAGACAGCGACTGTAAGGGTAAAGTTTTTTGCCAGCGTTGCCCTATTGAACAGAAGTATTCAACAACAATATTGCTGTGAGAAATTTCAATAACTTTTCCTATCCCCAAAGAATTATTTGAGGACTGCACTAGTGAGCCAATTTTAATCATAGTTATAATCGCCTAAATACTCCTGAACCTGCAAAGGCACATCTGGAAATTTTGCAGAATTTCAATTCTAACTGTTTTTTGTGCCTGCTTCAGAAAATTATTTAGTCAAGAAAAAACAAGCGAATGATAAACAGAACCCGACAACTCAACTCACCCCATCCATTCCACCCAATCAGGAGCCACAGTCAGCAATTGGCAAAACATCTGCGATTGTTTCTTTTTTTTCTGCACCATTACGCCCTACCCAGTTGACAGGATACGAAGAATTTTTGACAAATACCGCCCTGCATTCCACATTTCCAATTACTCGTGGCGATCGCCTAAACTAAAAACCAGTAAAATCATACAAATGAGATCACAAGACGCACGACAATACGCAGCAGCCACCGAGCGCAACCGCGAACCGATTTTAGAAATACTGTTAAAGGTATTGCCCCACAGAGGCACAATTTTAGAAATTGCTAGTGGTACAGGCGAACACGCAGTTTATTTTGCCGACAAGTTCAAAGATTGTGTCTGGCTACCAACAGATGTGAACCCACAAGCAAGAGCCAGCATTACGGCATGGACTGAACACTACAAATGTACAAATGTGTATCCGCCCTTGGAGCTTGATGTCACAGAACCAGTATGGATAGTAGAGAACCAAACAGCAAGCGGTTTGTTAAATAACTCACCAATTGTCGCCATTGTTAATA
This window contains:
- a CDS encoding DUF938 domain-containing protein, with the translated sequence MRSQDARQYAAATERNREPILEILLKVLPHRGTILEIASGTGEHAVYFADKFKDCVWLPTDVNPQARASITAWTEHYKCTNVYPPLELDVTEPVWIVENQTASGLLNNSPIVAIVNINMIHISPWAACLGLMALAGRILPVGGILYLYGPFKVGGEHTAVSNAAFDEYLRAQNREWGAIPSPK